The genomic segment CTCTGCGCTAATCTGCTGCTGCTTGCGCCACCGGATGCCGGCCTCGATGAAGCTGTCCAGGTCGCCGTCGAAGACCGCGCTCGGGTTGCCGGTCTCACGCTCGGTGCGCAGGTCCTTCACCATCTGGTACGGGTGCAGCACGTACGAGCGCATCTGGTCGCCCCAGGAGCCGGCGGCGTCGGTCTTCAGGCCGTCGATCTTGGCCTGCTCCTCCTGCCGCTTGCGCTCCAGCAGCCGGGCCTGCAGCACCCGCATCGCCGACGCCTTGTTCTGCAGCTGCGACTTCTCGTTCTGGCAGGTGACCACGATCCCGGTCGGGATGTGGGTGATCCGGACCGCGGAGTCGGTGGTGTTCACGCTCTGCCCGCCCGGCCCGGACGACCGGTAGACGTCGAAACGCAGCTCGTTCTCGGGGATCTCGATGTGGTCGGTCTGCTCGGTGACCGGCAGCACCTCGACCCCGGCGAAGCTGGTCTGCCGGCGCCCCTGGTTATCGAACGGGCTGATCCGCACCAGCCGGTGGGTGCCCGACTCGACGCTGAGCGTGCCGTAGGCGTACGGCACCTTCACCGCGAAGGTGGCCGACTTGAGGCCCGCCTCCTCGGCGTACGAGGTTTCGTAGACCTCGGTCGGGTAGCCGTGCCGCTCGGCCCAGCGCAGGTACATCCGCAGCAGCATCTCCGCGAAGTCGGCCGCGTCCACCCCACCCGCGCCGGCCCGGATCGCCACCAGCGCCTCCCGGGAGTCGTACTCACCGGAGAGCAGGGTGCGGACCTCCATCTCCTCGATCGCCTTGGTGAGCCCGCCGATCTCGGTCTCGACCTCGGCGAGCGCTCCCGAGTCGGACTCGGCCTCGGCCAGTTCGCGCAGCACGTGCGCGTCGTCGAGCCGCTGGCGCAGGCTTTCCAGCTTGGCGATCTCGCCGTTGACGTAGGAGAGCTTGGAGGTGACGTCCTGGGCCCGAGCCTGGTCGTCCCAGAGGTCGGGCGCGGAGGCCGCCTCCTCCAGCTTCGCCTTGTCCCGGCGCAGCCGGTCGACATCGAGGACGGCCTCGATGTTGCGGAGCGTGGCGTCAAGATCTTTGAGCTGATCGGCGAAGTCGGCAGTGGTCACAACAGTCAAGAGTACGTTGCCACCGCCGACGCCGGTCACCTGCCGGGCCGCCGAGCCTCGGCCGGCCCCCCGGGTCTCGGCACCCGACCCGGGGAGGGCACTACCACCGCTCGGCGGAGGCCCGGAACCGTGCTGCCCGCCGTCCCGCAAAGGCGGGTCGACGAGCCGATCCCGGGCTCAGCCGACCGGTGCCGCCTTGAGCCAGCTCAGCGCCGCCTTGTGGTACGCGACCGCGAACTCCAGGGCCGCGGCCCCGTACGAGTCGCCGGCCTTCTTGGCCTCCTTGGCCTGTTCCCGCGCCGAGGCGAGCGCCTCGGTGTGGTACTCGTTGGCCCCGGTGACCAGGGTGCGCAACTGCGGTGCCGAGTGCTGTTCACCGAACGCGACCCGGAGGGCTACCGGGTTGCGTACGGTGTCCCGCCCGGGCGTCTCGGCGAGCCAGCGGGCAAATGTCCGCTTTCCGGCCGCCGTGATCGCGTAGGGCTGACTCGACCGGGGGCCTGGCTTGCCGAGCCGGACGAGTCCCTGCTCGGCCAGGACCGGTAGCTCCCGGTAAACCTGACTCCGTGTCATCGACCAGTACGGTGCGAGGCGCCGATCGGCGGCAGCCATCAACTGCCCGCCCGTCATCGGTCCTTCGTGGAGGAGGCCCAGCAGGGCCGCCGCCGTGGGATTGATTCCAGAATCCGCCATGCCCTCTACGCTGCCACTTTGTTGGCGTCGCGTCCAGGATTTGCCACTATCGGCAGCGGAGGGTGTTCCATAGTGAACTGTCCGTGCCGGACTGTCTATTGAGGATGATCAATCTCTTGGGCCGGAAATAGCTGACAGCAGGTCAGCGAGCACGGTCAGTTAGACTCGCCGGTCATCATGCATGCGGATCATGCCGTCTCGCAGGGTTTTCCGGTTATATCCCTCTTCGAGTGTCATTTCCGGCAGACCGGATTGTGATCTTGAATCACGGCATCGGTCCCGAAGTGGGCATCGGCTCGCCGACGCCAGGGAGCCAGCCGGTGGCCGGCTGGTTGATTTCTGATGGTATGCCGCTCTCGCCGGACCCGCCCTGCTCGGCCCGGGTACCGCCCGATCCGGCGCTCCCGGCTGGACCGTCGGCGCCCGATCCGGCACCGGATCCCGCCCCGGCGCTGCCAGATCCCGCCGCGGACTCCGAACCGGACCGGTCACCGACGGTCGACCCGGCCGCCGCCGGACCGCCGTCCGGACCGGCCGACGGTCCGGGCCGGACCTCGACCGAGCTGGCCGGTTCGGACGGCACCAGCCCCGCCCCGGGGTCCGTCGTGGCCGGTGCGGTGGCTCCCGGCCCGGGGCCGGCGAACTTCGCCTCCGGGCGACCCGGCCCCGGGCCGGTCCCGTCCGGACCACCGGTGAGCGCCAGCACCGTCGCGGCGGCCGCCGCCAGCAACCCGATCGGCACGACCGAGGCCGCGACCAGCCGAGACCGCCGCCCGACCCGCCGGGATGCCCGCCGGGCGACCATCCGCGCCCCCGGATCGGCCGCGTCCGGCAACCGCATCCAGGTCACGGTGCCGGCACCGATCACACCTTCGGGCGCGACCCGGACCCGGGCGGCGGCCGGCGCGCCGGCCCGCGGCCACCAGGTCACCTCGTCGGCCGGACTGGCCGGCAACGCCGGCAACCCGTCGAGCGCGGCCTCCGCGGCCCGCATCCGGGCGGCGATCACCCCGGCGGGTGGGCGGCGGCCGGGCTCCGCCGACATGCAGTCCTCGATCGCCGTCCAGAGCACCGGCGGCAGGCCCGGCACCGGCACCGGCGCGCAGCGCCCGTGCCGGCTCAGCACCTCCGCCGGCGAGCCGCCCCGGTACGGGCTACGGCCGGCGAGCAGTTCGAACAGCACGATGCCGAGCGCGTACACGTCGGTGGCCGGCGTCGGCCGCTCCCCCGCCACCACCTCCGGTGCCACGTACTCCGGGGTGGCCTGGGTCGCCCAGGTCTGGCTGACCACACCGGTCCGGCGGGCGGCTCCGAAGTCGATCAGCCGGACCGGACCGCGGTGCGGGATCAGCAGGTTGCCGGGCTTGACGTCACCGTGCACCACCCCCCGGCCGTGCAGGTACGCGAGCGTCTCCGCGGCCTGGGCGATCACATCGGCCGCCACGGCCGGCGGGACCGGGCCACGGCGGCGCAGCCGGTTCCGCAGGTCCTCGCCCTCGATGAATTCGAGCACCAGGGCGCGGCGACCGTCGTACTCGACGCTGTCCAGCCAGCGGACCACCCCCGGATGGTCCAGGTCCGCCAGGATCGCCCCCTCGGCGGCGAACGCCGCCACCAGGTCCGGCTGGGCCGCCGCCTCGGGGCGGAGCACCTTCATCGCCACCCGGGCACCGGTACGCCGGTCGACGGCCCGCCAGACCGACCCGATCGCACCCTGGGCGATCTCCCGCTCCGGCTCGTACCGGTTCGCCGGCTCCGCTGTGGTCTGCCCGACGGCTGTGGTCTGCATGGCGGCCTCCCCTCGCACCTGGCGCTCAGGTTAGGTGCGGGGGGAGGGCCGCAACCCCGGGTCGGACCGGCCTTGGCACGAACCCGGGAGGGGTCGACCGGGACCGGACGGGGATCAGTCCATGTGCGGGTACCGGTGGTCGGTGGCCGGCACGAAGGTCTCCTTGATCGTGCGAGGCGACATCCACCGGGCGATGTTGTGCCAGGAGCCGGCCTTGTCGTTCGTGCCGCTGGCCCGGGCACCGCCGAACGGCTGCTGGCCGACCACGGCACCGGTCGGCTTGTCGTTGACGTAGAAGTTGCCGGCCGCGTACCGCAGGGTGGCGCTCGCCCGCTCGATCACCCGCCGGTCGGTCGCGAAGATCGAGCCGGTCAGGGCGTACGGGGCGATGGCCTCGGCCTGCGCCACCACCTCGTCGAACCGGTCGTCGTCGAAGACGTGTACGCCGAGGATCGGTCCGAAGTACTCGGTGGTGAAGACCTCGTGCGCGGGATCGTCGCACTCCACCACGGTGGGACGGACGAACCAGCCGACCGAGTCGTCGGCGCTGCCGCCGGCCACCACCCGGCAGCTCGCCGCATTCTTGATCATGTCGAGGGCGGCGGTGTGCCGGGCGAACGCCCGGGCGTCGATGACCGCCCCGCCGAAGTTGGCGAAGTCGGTCACGTCGCCGTACCGCAGCCCGTCGGCGGTCGCCGCCAGCCGGTCCCGCAGCCCGCCCGTCCACAGCGACCGCGGCAGGTACGCCCGCGAGGCCGCCGAGCACTTCTGGCCCTGGTATTCGTAGGCGCCCCGGACCAGGGCGGTGTGCAGGGCGTCCACGTCGGCGCTGGGGTGGGCGATGACGAAGTCCTTACCACCGGTCTCCCCCACCAGCCGCGGGTAGCTGCGGTAGCCGGCGATGTTCTCCCCCACCGTCCGCCACAGGTGCTGGAACACCTTCGTCGAGCCGGTGAAGTGGATTCCGGCCAGGTCGGGATCGGCCAGCACCACCTCGCTCACCTCGATCCCGTGCCCGGTGACCAGGTTGATCACCCCGGGCGGCAGGCCGGCGGCCGCGAACAGCCGCATCGTGAAGTGCGCCGCGAACTGCTGGGTCGGTGCCGGCTTCCAGACCACGGTGTTGCCGACCAGGGCGGGGGCGGCCGGCAGGTTCGCCGCGATCGCGGTGAAGTTGAACGGGGTGATCGCGTAGACGAAACCCTCCAGCGGCCGGTGGTCGAACCGGTTCCAGACGCCCGGCGAGGAGATCGGCTGCTCGGCCAGGAGCCGACGGGCGAAGTGCACGTTGAACCGCAGAAAGTCGATCAGCTCGCAGGCCGCGTCGATCTCGGCCTGGACCACGGTCTTGGACTGGCCGAGCATGGTCGCCGCGTTGAGGGTGTCCCGCCACGGCCCGGCGAGCAGGTCGGCCGCCCGGAGAAAGACCGCAGCCCGGTCTTCGAAGGACAAATCACGCCACATCGGCGCGGCTTCCTTGGCGGCCGTCACCGCCGCCCGCGCATCGGCGTTGGTTGCGTTGTGGGTGACCCCCAGCACATGCTGGTGCCGGTGCGGCGCTACGACGTCGATCGCGGCACCTCCGCCCATCCGTTCCCGCCCGCCGATGGTCATCGGCAGGTCCAGCCGCTCGGCGGCCAGCTCGTCGAGCCGGCGGCGCAGGCTGTCGCGCTCGGCGCTGCCCGGCGAATAGTCGCGGACCGGCTCGTTACGGGGCTCGGGTACGGCAAAGACGGCGTCCATCGCATGCTCCTGGGTCGACTCGACAGCGTTGGCGGCAGCGGACCCGCTGGCGCCGGCCGGTCGGCCGGACACCGTCGCCCACGGTCCCGGAAGTGCCGGGTACCGGGGGGCGGGACCTGGCGCAATCCTCGCACGGTGGCGCGGACCCGGGTCGGACGTCCCGCGTACCCTGTGAGACCGGCGGCCCGCCACCGCCGCACCCCCGCTTCAGGCCGCCCAGCAGCGCGGTCGGGCACCCGCTGAAGGGGAGACGATGACGAAACCACCCGGTACCACGACGGTCTCGACCCCGGGTCAGGCCGGCAACGACCGGCCGGCCGGCGACGTCGAGCCGGCCGACCGCACCGGACCGGCCGACCAGGCCGGCGAGTCACCCGACCGCAACCCGACCGACAGCGGCAGCCCGGTCGACGAGCCGGCCGACGGCGGGTCCGCCGATAACGGGTCGCCCGAGGACGGGTCGGTCGAGGACGGGTCGGTCGAGGACGGGTCGGTCGAGGACGGGTCGGTCGAGGACGGGTCGGTCGACGGCGACGGGGCCGGCGGGGCGGCGGCTACCGGTGCGGACCGGCCGGGTGACGGCGAACGCAGCCGGGACCGGTCCCGGTTCGCGCCCGGGGCGATCTGGCTCGCCCTGCTCTCGGTCGCCTGGCTCGCCGCGATGCTCTGGGCGGCGCAGCGTAGCATCTCCTTCTCCGGTGCCCACTCGATCGCGATCACGACCACCGCGTACGCGTTGCCAGGGGTGATCTCGGCCGGCCTGGTCGGCGGCGCCGCGGTGAGTCTGCTGGTGGCGAACCTGCTCAGCCGCCGGGGCGTACCCGGTGCCAGCGCGCGGTTCGCGGCGGCCGTCGGCGCCGGCCTGCTCACCGGGGTGCTGGCCGCCCTGGCGGTCGGCCCCGGCTCGGGCGCCGGCTCCGCCGAGATGCTGCTGGCCGCCACCACGGCGGCGGCCGCCACGGTGGGCGGGATCGCCGGTGGGGTCCGGGCCATCCAGGTGGTCGGCGCCCTGGTCGCCGCCGCGCTGGCTGTCTTCGCCGTCAGCTTCGCGGTGGAGCTCTTCCGCGACCCGCTGCTCGATCTCTACGGTGCCGGCGAGTCCGCCGCGTCGCAGTCGAACGCCCTGCGCTGGTCGGCCCGGACCGCCTCGCTCTGCGGCGGACTGGCCGCCGGCGGTGTCGCCTTCGCCTATCTGCGCCGGGCCGGGCGACGGACTTCCGGTGCGGGCAGCCGGCCACGCTGGTCGCACTACCTGTTGGCCGGTGCCGGACCCGGGCTGCTGCTCCTGGTGGCCGAGGTGATCATCTGGACCGGGGGTGCGCGGGTGCTGGACCTGGCCGGCGGACTCAGCGAGGCCGACGCCGTGGCGCAGAGCATGCTGGGGGTCTCCCGGGTCGATCACGCGCTGCTCGTGCTCTTCGTCGGCGCCCTCACCGCGATCATCATTCTCGGCCGGACCCTGCCACCCGCCAGCGCCCGACCCGCCGCCGACATCGACGCGGCCGGAGCCGAGCCGCAGGCGGCCGGAGCACAGCCACCGGCCGCTCCGGGTCAGCAGATCTCGCCCAGCTCCGACACGTCGTACCACTCCAGGTCGTGATCCTCCGCCCCGTCCACGACGAACTGCGCGTCCGGGTCGCCGGCCAACGCCTCCTCGACCACCGTCGCGGCCGCGTCGATGTCGTCGGCCGCGTCGGCCGCGTCGGTGTGGATCGCGGCGACGGCCGCGATCGGGACCACGCCGGTCAGCGGGACGGTGCTTGAGCCGAGCTCCTGCGCGCCCCGGCCGACCTGACTGGACGGCAGATCGGCGGAGACGACCACCCGGCGGCGGGGCGCCGCGGGATCGGCCCGCAGCAGCCGGAGCGCCTCCTGGGCGGCCCGGGTGAAGGCAACGTACTCCAACTCCTCCTCGTCGCCCTCCACGTACCACTCGCGCAACGCGGGGGTGACCGCGTGCGCCTCGGCCGCCTCGATCTCGCCGCGTTTGCGTAGTTCGGAGAGGATCGGCACGGTGGCCGCAATGTAGACCCGGACGACCTCGACTGGCACCGTACGATCTCCCCCGCTCGCGTCGGCGCGCGACGCCGACGGCCGAGACGCCGACCGCGTACGGCGCCGTCCCTGTAGTACACCCGCTGGGCGCCGGGGGGAAGTAGCCGGCCCGGTGTTTTCGACCCGGGCCGCCAACCCGGGCGGCGCGGTCAGGGGCGGTCCGGCGTGATCGACGGTTCGGCTGGTCCGACCGGCGCGGTCAGCGGGTCGGCCGGCCGGCTGTGCCGGCCATCCCCGGTAACGACCGGGAAGCCCTCCCGGATCCAGTACTCGATGCCGCCGATCATCTCCTTGACCCGGAAGCCCCGGCTGGCCAGTGCATGGGCGGCCCGGGTGGCGCCGTCGCACCCCGGTCCCCAGCAGTAGGTGACCACCGGCACGGCCGGGTCCAGCAGCTGCGCCGCGCGGACCGGGATCACCGAGGTGGGCAGGTGGATCGCCCCCGGGATGTGTCCCTGCCGCCAGCCGGGCAGGGTGCGGCTGTCGACCAGCTGGAAGCCGGGGTCGCCGGAGGCGAGCGCGGCCCGGACGTCGGAGACGTCGGTCTGCGCGGCCAGCTTCGCCGCGAACCAGGCCGCGGCGTGGTCGGGGGCGGCCGGCGGCGGGGCCAGCGCCGGGTGGCACGGTGGCGTCGTCATGACGTCGACGGTACGAGCGACAGCGGCGCGACGGAACGGCGGATCAACGGCACTTCCGCGCCTGCACCACGAATCTGACGGTAGATTGCGGGAATGCCCGCTGAATCCCCTGTACTCGATTCAATCGACTGGCGGATCCTCGCCGCGCTACAGCGCGACGGGCGGTTGAGCTTCGCCGACCTGGCGCGGCTGGTGGCGATGTCACCGAGCGCGGTCACCGAGCGGGTCCGGCGGCTGGAGGAGAGCGGCGTGATCGCCGGCTACCGGGCGGTGGTGGTCCCCGAACGAGTCGGGCTGCAGATCATGGCCTTCGTCCGGCTCCGGTACCCGACCGGCAACTACCGTCCCTTCACCGCGCTGCTGGACTCCACCCCCGAGATCATCGAGGCACATCACGTGACCGGGGAGGACTGCTTCATCCTCAAGGTCGTCGCCCGGTCGATGCGTCATCTGGAGGAGGTCACCGGCCGGATCAGCGGGCTCGGTGGGGTGACCACCAGCGTGGTGTACTCCAGCCCGCTGGTCGGCCGGGACCTGGCAGTGGAGAATGGCGGGCAGCCGGCGGCAAACTGAAGCAAACGGTGATCACCGGGAGCCGGCTCCCGGTGGCCCTCGATCCCCGGGTCGGCCCGACTAGCGGTGGGAGTTCCGCGTGGAGCCCAGGTTCCTGCAGCTTTCCGAGGTGGCCAACGAGCTCAACGTCTCCGACTCGCAGGTCTACCACATGGTCCGCAGCGGCGAACTGCCCGCGATAAAGATCGGCGGCCGGGGGCAGTGGCGGGTCGAGCGGGCCAGGCTGGAGGAGTACATCCAGCACAAGTACGCCGAGACCGCCCAGTGGGTCCGCGAGAACCCGCTCGCCGACCGCGAGCCGGACGCCGGATAGCGGCCCCGCCTCCCCTCGTTCCCCGCTCGTTCCCCCCTCTCCCCGCTCGTTCTCCCCTCTCGCCGTTCGTTTCCCTCAGCCGCCGGGCTCCCCTCTCCCGCCCGGCGGCGCTGGATCACGCCCGGAGGCATTGACGGCTGCCTTTCATCGGGCCAAACTGGAGTCAGCTGAAGGCAAACGAAAGCAAACGCAAGATCAATCATCCAGGATCTTGGAGGATCGGATGGTGGCAACGACCGCGCGGGCCCGACAGCCCGTCCGACCCCGGGTGCTGTTGCGGGCCGTACCGGCACTCGATCCGCCCTACGAGGACGAGACGGACCCGGTCCGGTGGTCGTTCGGCCCCGACGGCGCGCGATTCGACCCCGGGCAACTCGCGTTGCAGCTGTCTGTGGCCTCCGACGCGACCGGCATCGCCATGCCCGGACCGCCGCCACCGGACGGCCGGCGCGACACCGTCGCGGCACCGACCACCTCGACACCACTGGCGGCACTGGCCACGGCAACCGCTCCAGCACCATCGGGCGCGGCGACACCCGGCGCGGCAGCAGGCACGGCGGCACCGGGCGTGGCGACACCCGGCGCGGCATCGGGCACGGTGACGCCCGTCGCGGCGCTGGCCACGGCGACGCCGGAGGCGGAGCGGGCCGCCCGGCGGTTCCTGGGCTGTTGCCTGGAGGTGCTCAACGGGTACCGGCCGGCGGCACAGCTGCGGCCGTTGCTCGCTCCGGCCGGCGCCGCCACCATGATCGAGCACCTGGTGCTGGCGACCGGGCTGGTCCCGGCCCGCCCGCGGGGCCGCCCCGGAACGCCGCCCGGCGCACGCCCCGCGGGCTCGGCCGACCCGGTCCGGCTCAGGAGGTTTCGGGTGTGCGAGCCGGCGGCCGGCGTCGCCGAGACGGCTGCCGCACTCGGGGTCGCCGGCCGCACCTGGGCGATGGCCTTCCGGCTGGAACGCCGGCGCGGTAGCTGGCTGGGCACCACGGCGCAGGTCTGGGCGCACCGCGTCCGCGGCGCGACGGACCCCGGGACCGGCCGCACCTGCTGACCGGGGACCAGCTTCGACCGGTGAGTCACCGCGTGCCGAGGACCCCATCTCATGACCGGCCGCCGTGCAGGGGACCCCTCTCCCAGGATCGGCCGCCGTGCAGAGGACCCCGATTCCGGGATCGGCCCCCGCGCGGAGGACCCGATCCCAGGATCAGCCGGGTGTCGGGGTCAGGCGCCGCCGCCGGGAGCGCCGTGGCACCGCTTGTACTTGCGTCCGGACCCGCACGGGCACGGCGCGTTGCGGGACGGACCGTTGCTGCTCACGGCCTGCCCGGGGGCCGGGCGGCGGGCGGCACCCGCCCGGGCCGGCGACGGCGGCGGACCGCCCACACCCAGCGCCGGTGCCTGCGGTTCCTGCCGTTCGACGGCGACTCCGCCGCCACCGGCCGCGCCGTCGATCGTCGGGGCGGAGTACTGCAACCCCTGCGGACGGGGCGCCCGGCCGAGACCCTTGGCCTTGATCTCGACCGGCGGCTGGTTGAGCACCACCGGGGCCGCGCCCTGCGGGGCGGTCTGCGGCTCCTCTACCTGGACCTCCACGTTGTAGAGGAAGCCGACGGTCTCCTCCTTGATGCCGTCCATCATGGTGGCGAACATCGCGAAGCCCTCACGCTGGTACTCCACCACCGGGTCCCGCTGGGCGTACGCCCGCAGGCTGATCCCCTCCTGCAGGTAGTCCATCTCGTAGAGGTGCTCGCGCCACTTCCGGTCGATGACCTGCAGCAGCACCATCCGTTCCAGCTGCCGCAGCGCCTCGGTGCCGAGCTCGGCCTCGCGCCGCTCGTACGCGGCGTGCGCGTCCTCCTTGAGCCGGGCGAGCAGGAAGTCGGCGTCGAAGTTGTTGCGCTCGCCGCCCACCTCGTCCTCAAGGTCCTCGATGGTGACGCTGATCGGGTAGAGCTGCTTGAGGCTGGACCAGAGCTGGTCGAGATCCCAGTCCTCGGCGTACCCCTCGCTTGTCGCGCCGGTCACGTAGGCGGTGACCACGTCGTCGATCATGTGCTGGACCTGGTCGTGCAGGTCCTCGCCGTCGAGCACCCGCTTGCGCTCGGCGTACACGACCTGGCGTTGCTTGTTGAGCACCTCGTCGTACTTCAGGACGTTCTTGCGGATCTCGGCGTTCTGGCCCTCGATCTGCGCCTGCGCGCTCTTGATCTGCCGGGTGACCATCTTCGACTCGATCGGCACGTCCTCGGGGATGTTGAAGCGCTCCATCACCGCCTCGACCGCACCCGCCCGGAACCGCCGCATCAGCTCGTCCTGCAGCGACAGGTAGAAGCGGGATTCGCCGGGGTCACCCTGGCGCCCGGACCGGCCGCGGAGCTGGTTGTCGATGCGTCGCGACTCGTGCCGCTCGGTGCCGAGCACGTAGAGCCCACCAACCGAGGAGACCTCCTCGGCCTCGGTGTCACACGCCTGCTTCCAGCGCGGCATCAGCTCTTCGAGTGCCTTGGTGTAGTCGTCGGCGTGCTCGACCGGGTCGAGGCCGCGCTGGCGCAGCTCGCTTGCCGCCAGGTATTCCGGGTTGCCGCCGAGCAGGATGTCGGTGCCCCGGCCGGCCATGTTCGTGGCGACCGTGACCCCGCCCTTGCGACCCGCCTGCGCGATGATCTCGGCTTCCTTCGCGTGGAACTTGGCGTTCAGCACGGCGTGTGGGATGCCCCGGCGACGCAGCAGCTGGGACAGGATCTCCGAGTTCTCCACCGACACCGTGCCGACCAGCACCGGCTGGCCGACCGCGTGCCGCTCCGCGATGTCCTCGACCACGGCGTTGAACTTCGCCTTCTCGGTCTTGTAGATCACGTCGGGCATGTCCATCCGGACCATCGGGCGGTGGGTGGGGATGGTCACCACGCCCACCTTGTAGACCTTGTTGAACTCGCCGGCCTCGGTCTGGGCGGTACCGGTCATGCCGGAGAGCTTGCTGTAGAGGCGGAAGTAGTTCTGCAGGGTGATCGTGGCCAGCGTCTGGTTCTCCTGCTTGATCTCCACGCCCTCTTTGGCCTCGATGGCCTGGTGCATGCCCTCGTTGTACCGCCGGCCGTGCAGGATGCGGCCGGTGAACTCGTCGACGATCAGCACCTCGCCGTCGCTGACGATGTAGTCCTTGTCGCGCTTGTAGAGCTCCTTGGCCTTGATCGCGTTGTTCAGGTAGCCCACCAGCGGCGTGTTCACCGACTCGTAGAGGTTGTCGATGCCGAGCCGGTCCTCGACCTTGGCGACGCCGCGCTCGGTGACCGCGATGGTGCGCTTGGCGTAGTCGACCTCGTAGTCGCCGGAGCCGTCCTTGCCGGGCTGCAGCCGGGCCACCACGCCGGCGAACTCGCCGTACCAGCGGGCCGAGTGCTCGGCCGGGCCGGAGATGATCAACGGCGTACGGGCCTCGTCGATCAGGATCGAGTCGACTTCGTCGACGATCGCGAAGTTGTGCCCGCGCTGCACCAGCTCATCCTTTGACCAGGACATGTTGTCGCGCAGGTAGTCGAAGCCGAACTCGTTGTTGGTGCCGTAGGTGATGTCGGCCTGGTACGCGGCCCGGTGCTCGGCGGACGGCCGGTTCGGCAGGATCACGCCGACGGTCAGGCCGAGGAACTCGTGCACCCGCCCCATCCAGGCGGCGTCCCGCTCGGCCAGGTAGTCGTTCACCGTGACGATGTGCACGCCCTTGCCGGAGAGCGCGTTCAGGTAGGCCGGCATGACCGAGGTCAGGGTCTTGCCCTCACCGGTCTTCATCTCGGCGATGTTGCCGAAGTGCAGCGCCGCGCCACCCATCACCTGGACGTCGTACGGGCGCTGGCCGAGCACCCGGGCGGCCGCCTCCCGGGCCACGGCGAACGCCTCCGGCAGCAGGTCGTCGAGGGACTCGCCGTCCGCGATCCGCTCCCGGAACTGCTCGGTCAGGCCGCGCAGGTCCTCGTCGGAGAGGTCGACATAGTCGTCCTCGATCGAGTTGACGGCGTTCGCGACGGCCTTGAGCCGCCGCACCATGCGGCCTTCGCCAGCGCGGAGGAACTTTTCGAGAATCGACACGGATCAACGCTCCCCTAGACGGTCTGCCGAACCATCGTAGGCGCATCGTCGCCGCAACCGTGAGCCACGGCGCAGGCTGGCGGCCGGGAAGCGGACAAAACCCCCAGCAATCTGCGAACAGCGCGAAGAATCCGGTTACGCCGTGCGCGAACCCTCCGGCACGATGGCCAGATGGAGCGGGTGGAGATCAACGAGGGTGGTCTGCTGCTGCGGCCCTGGGCGGCGCCCGACGCGGCGGCCGTCCACCGGGCCTGCCAGGATCCGGACATCCAGCGCTGGACCTCCGTGCCCACCCCCTACCTGCGCGAACACGCCATCGACTTCGTGACCGTGCGCGCCGCCGACGCTTGGACCCACGGGCACAGCGCCCCGTTCGCGGTCTGCGACGCCGCCACCGGTGAGCTGCTCGGCTCCTGCGGACTGGTCACGATCGACCCCCGGCTGAAATCCGGCGAGATCGGCTACTGGACGGCGCCCTGGGCCCGCGGGCGGGGGGTGACCGTCCGGGCGACCCGGGCCGTGTGCCGGTGGGCGTTCGAGCAGCTCGGCCTGCGGCGGATCATCTGGCAGGCGGCGCTGGGCAACCACGCCTCCCGGCTGGTCGCCCTGCGGGCCG from the Solwaraspora sp. WMMD1047 genome contains:
- a CDS encoding Rv3235 family protein, with protein sequence MVATTARARQPVRPRVLLRAVPALDPPYEDETDPVRWSFGPDGARFDPGQLALQLSVASDATGIAMPGPPPPDGRRDTVAAPTTSTPLAALATATAPAPSGAATPGAAAGTAAPGVATPGAASGTVTPVAALATATPEAERAARRFLGCCLEVLNGYRPAAQLRPLLAPAGAATMIEHLVLATGLVPARPRGRPGTPPGARPAGSADPVRLRRFRVCEPAAGVAETAAALGVAGRTWAMAFRLERRRGSWLGTTAQVWAHRVRGATDPGTGRTC
- the secA gene encoding preprotein translocase subunit SecA gives rise to the protein MSILEKFLRAGEGRMVRRLKAVANAVNSIEDDYVDLSDEDLRGLTEQFRERIADGESLDDLLPEAFAVAREAAARVLGQRPYDVQVMGGAALHFGNIAEMKTGEGKTLTSVMPAYLNALSGKGVHIVTVNDYLAERDAAWMGRVHEFLGLTVGVILPNRPSAEHRAAYQADITYGTNNEFGFDYLRDNMSWSKDELVQRGHNFAIVDEVDSILIDEARTPLIISGPAEHSARWYGEFAGVVARLQPGKDGSGDYEVDYAKRTIAVTERGVAKVEDRLGIDNLYESVNTPLVGYLNNAIKAKELYKRDKDYIVSDGEVLIVDEFTGRILHGRRYNEGMHQAIEAKEGVEIKQENQTLATITLQNYFRLYSKLSGMTGTAQTEAGEFNKVYKVGVVTIPTHRPMVRMDMPDVIYKTEKAKFNAVVEDIAERHAVGQPVLVGTVSVENSEILSQLLRRRGIPHAVLNAKFHAKEAEIIAQAGRKGGVTVATNMAGRGTDILLGGNPEYLAASELRQRGLDPVEHADDYTKALEELMPRWKQACDTEAEEVSSVGGLYVLGTERHESRRIDNQLRGRSGRQGDPGESRFYLSLQDELMRRFRAGAVEAVMERFNIPEDVPIESKMVTRQIKSAQAQIEGQNAEIRKNVLKYDEVLNKQRQVVYAERKRVLDGEDLHDQVQHMIDDVVTAYVTGATSEGYAEDWDLDQLWSSLKQLYPISVTIEDLEDEVGGERNNFDADFLLARLKEDAHAAYERREAELGTEALRQLERMVLLQVIDRKWREHLYEMDYLQEGISLRAYAQRDPVVEYQREGFAMFATMMDGIKEETVGFLYNVEVQVEEPQTAPQGAAPVVLNQPPVEIKAKGLGRAPRPQGLQYSAPTIDGAAGGGGVAVERQEPQAPALGVGGPPPSPARAGAARRPAPGQAVSSNGPSRNAPCPCGSGRKYKRCHGAPGGGA